A region of Candidatus Hydrogenedentota bacterium DNA encodes the following proteins:
- a CDS encoding VCBS repeat-containing protein, with product MTAWAMVVVLVATAAEETPMLKFQKTRIGDVVYEAACACDVNNDGVMDIVSGGYWFEGPDFTKSHKICDVKAVDDYFDDFADIPLDVNGDGYVDIVSGAWFGMKLTWRENPKGQPVEWTVHDIAEVGNIERPCCFDIDQDGELEIIPNTPGGPVRVFKLVKDANGKGAGKFDEFVVYSKNSGHGLGFGDINGDGRPDIVLASGWLEAPENPLGGEWVLHPEFTLVPSASVPILVHDVNGDGLNDLIVGAGHDYGLAWYEQKRDGNGNRTWVKHDIDTERSQYHDMQLVDIDNDGQVELITGKRYYAHATDPGADDPVGIYYFEIKGGEFVRRTIDYGDRKECSGAGIYFWVADLDGNGWKDVIAPGKEGVYLFRNLGNA from the coding sequence ATGACGGCATGGGCAATGGTTGTGGTACTGGTTGCGACGGCAGCGGAGGAGACCCCGATGTTGAAATTCCAGAAGACGCGCATTGGCGACGTGGTGTATGAGGCGGCGTGCGCCTGCGACGTCAACAACGACGGTGTTATGGACATCGTGTCGGGCGGCTACTGGTTCGAAGGCCCCGATTTTACGAAGAGCCACAAGATCTGTGACGTCAAAGCCGTCGATGACTACTTCGATGATTTCGCCGACATCCCCCTCGATGTCAACGGCGACGGGTATGTCGATATTGTGAGCGGCGCCTGGTTCGGCATGAAGCTGACGTGGCGCGAGAATCCCAAGGGCCAGCCCGTCGAGTGGACCGTCCACGACATCGCCGAGGTCGGCAACATCGAGCGCCCCTGCTGTTTTGACATCGATCAGGACGGCGAGCTCGAGATCATCCCCAACACGCCGGGCGGCCCTGTCCGCGTCTTCAAGCTCGTGAAAGACGCCAACGGCAAGGGAGCGGGCAAATTCGACGAATTCGTGGTGTACAGCAAGAATAGCGGGCATGGTCTGGGCTTCGGCGATATCAACGGCGACGGCCGCCCCGATATCGTCCTGGCAAGCGGCTGGCTGGAAGCCCCCGAGAACCCCTTGGGCGGCGAGTGGGTCCTGCATCCCGAGTTCACCCTCGTTCCTTCCGCCAGCGTGCCGATCCTGGTCCATGACGTCAATGGCGACGGGCTCAACGACCTCATCGTCGGCGCGGGCCACGACTACGGCCTTGCCTGGTATGAACAGAAGCGCGACGGCAACGGCAACCGCACGTGGGTCAAGCACGACATCGACACCGAACGCTCCCAATACCACGACATGCAGCTGGTCGACATCGACAACGACGGCCAAGTCGAGCTCATTACTGGCAAGCGCTATTACGCGCATGCCACCGACCCCGGCGCGGATGATCCCGTAGGCATCTACTACTTCGAGATCAAGGGCGGCGAATTCGTCCGCCGGACAATCGACTACGGCGATCGGAAAGAATGCAGCGGGGCCGGCATCTATTTCTGGGTCGCCGACCTCGACGGGAACGGCTGGAAAGACGTCATTGCTCCGGGGAAAGAGGGCGTTTACCTATTCCGCAATCTCGGCAACGCGTGA
- a CDS encoding acyl-CoA-binding protein, whose translation MANFLDAEFEKAAAEATRLSEEPDSATKLRLYALYKQGKEGDCARPRPGMTDFVGKAKHDAWTALKGLSQDEAKQAYITLVKELKQANE comes from the coding sequence ATGGCAAACTTTCTTGACGCTGAATTCGAAAAAGCGGCTGCGGAGGCGACCCGGCTCTCTGAGGAACCCGACAGTGCCACGAAATTGCGGTTGTATGCGCTGTACAAGCAGGGCAAGGAGGGGGATTGCGCCAGGCCGCGCCCGGGCATGACGGATTTCGTGGGTAAGGCCAAACATGACGCGTGGACAGCCCTGAAAGGTCTGAGCCAGGACGAGGCAAAGCAAGCCTACATAACTCTCGTGAAGGAACTGAAGCAAGCCAACGAGTAG
- the plsY gene encoding glycerol-3-phosphate 1-O-acyltransferase PlsY codes for MTWQTGAAIVLSYVAGSIPTGLWFGKALRGVDIREHGSRNIGATNTLRVLGKKLGAIALAGDVGKGLVAVLVIAPLLSDWPYAPLACGVAAIVGHIASVFVKFRGGKGVATSTGVFLALTPVATVIAAGVFAGVVYATRMVSAGSLSAATALLIAVYVLPHEWATYPTHALPQGWALRAVATAVAVLVFIRHRANLQRILKGEENRF; via the coding sequence ATGACGTGGCAGACGGGCGCAGCCATCGTCCTCTCCTACGTTGCGGGCTCGATACCTACGGGCCTGTGGTTCGGAAAGGCGCTTCGCGGCGTCGACATCCGCGAGCACGGCAGCCGTAACATCGGCGCCACCAATACTCTGCGTGTCCTTGGCAAGAAACTGGGCGCCATCGCGCTTGCAGGCGATGTTGGGAAAGGGCTTGTAGCGGTTCTAGTCATCGCCCCCTTGCTGAGTGACTGGCCGTATGCGCCTCTGGCTTGCGGCGTGGCCGCTATCGTGGGTCATATCGCTTCCGTATTCGTTAAATTCAGGGGCGGGAAAGGCGTGGCGACGAGTACCGGCGTATTCCTGGCCTTGACGCCGGTCGCCACCGTAATCGCCGCGGGCGTGTTTGCCGGTGTGGTGTATGCCACCCGAATGGTGAGCGCGGGCAGTCTGTCCGCCGCAACGGCGCTGCTCATCGCGGTGTATGTACTGCCTCACGAATGGGCGACGTACCCGACCCACGCCTTGCCCCAGGGATGGGCCCTGCGCGCCGTTGCAACCGCCGTAGCGGTGCTCGTTTTCATCCGCCACCGGGCCAATCTACAGCGCATTCTGAAAGGGGAAGAGAACCGTTTCTGA
- the der gene encoding ribosome biogenesis GTPase Der yields the protein MAKAPALPLVAICGRPNVGKSTLFNRIVGKQRAIVHSEEGITRDRTYGTAEWLGKKFRLVDTGGVVENPLDPVSHKVQEQVRAALEEADAIIFVVDGQQEITRTDEELRDELFKYGKPVFVAVNKLDNERLQINLADFYVLGLGEPLPVSAGHGLGIEDLVRAVIGVLPENARAAAEEHEPGTKVAVIGKPNVGKSSLVNAILNRERTIVDEKPGTTRDAIDIDFVWNDRAYVLIDTAGMRRKAGIKEAVEHFSVSRSLRAIRRADVCLVLIDATEGVTEQDKRILSYVRENGAGMVLVWTKWDLIEDKDRRFKELAEEMNLKAPFLNYVPSITISNITRQRLFKIFDLVDMVRAESEKRITTPDLNRFFEELRGQEAAGSQKGKRAKVLYGTQTGVKPAAFLLFVNQKRLFHFSYLRFIENRLRERFGFQGVPLRLELREETRERR from the coding sequence ATGGCGAAGGCCCCGGCATTGCCCCTTGTCGCCATTTGTGGCCGCCCCAACGTGGGCAAGTCCACGCTGTTCAACCGCATCGTGGGAAAGCAGAGAGCCATCGTCCATTCGGAGGAGGGCATCACCCGGGACCGCACGTACGGCACTGCCGAGTGGCTCGGAAAGAAGTTTCGCCTGGTGGACACCGGCGGGGTCGTCGAGAATCCTCTCGACCCCGTATCGCACAAGGTCCAGGAGCAGGTGCGGGCCGCCCTCGAAGAGGCGGATGCCATCATCTTCGTCGTTGATGGGCAGCAAGAGATTACCCGGACGGACGAAGAACTCCGCGACGAGCTCTTCAAGTATGGCAAGCCCGTGTTTGTGGCCGTCAACAAACTGGACAACGAACGCTTGCAGATTAACCTTGCGGACTTCTACGTCCTTGGGCTCGGGGAACCGCTGCCTGTTTCGGCCGGACATGGTTTGGGAATTGAGGATTTGGTGCGGGCTGTCATCGGAGTTCTTCCCGAAAACGCCCGAGCAGCCGCCGAAGAGCACGAGCCGGGCACCAAGGTGGCCGTGATCGGAAAACCCAATGTCGGCAAATCGTCTCTGGTAAACGCCATTCTCAACAGGGAGCGCACGATCGTCGACGAGAAACCCGGAACCACCCGCGACGCCATAGATATAGACTTTGTGTGGAATGATCGGGCATATGTTCTTATCGACACGGCCGGTATGCGCCGCAAAGCGGGCATCAAGGAGGCCGTCGAGCACTTCAGCGTGAGCAGGTCGTTGCGGGCGATCCGCCGCGCCGACGTATGCCTGGTGCTCATCGACGCCACCGAAGGCGTTACCGAGCAGGATAAACGCATCCTCTCGTATGTACGCGAAAATGGCGCCGGCATGGTGCTCGTGTGGACCAAGTGGGATTTGATCGAGGATAAGGACCGGCGTTTCAAGGAACTGGCCGAAGAGATGAACCTGAAAGCCCCGTTTCTGAACTACGTGCCCTCGATCACGATTTCCAATATCACGCGGCAACGGCTTTTCAAGATTTTCGATCTCGTGGATATGGTGCGCGCGGAATCGGAAAAGCGCATTACCACGCCCGACCTGAACCGCTTCTTCGAGGAGTTGCGCGGCCAAGAAGCCGCCGGCTCCCAGAAAGGGAAGCGGGCCAAGGTACTGTACGGCACGCAGACCGGGGTGAAACCCGCCGCGTTTTTGCTCTTCGTCAACCAGAAGCGGCTGTTTCATTTCAGTTATCTGCGTTTTATCGAGAACCGGCTCCGGGAACGGTTTGGGTTCCAGGGGGTGCCGCTCCGGCTTGAACTGCGCGAGGAAACGAGGGAACGCCGATGA
- a CDS encoding CDP-alcohol phosphatidyltransferase family protein, producing MTIANWITIARLLSIPFIGWSVVAYTAVQPHWRVVALAAFLAAALSDAVDGFIARVFCQKSRLGAILDPIADKLLINVTLVFLAVNETFAHPVPQWFPALVLGRDVVISMGAYVLSDFFQILRVRPRLTGKLTTVFQLAYIVAVLLACNLAGGLLYAATAMTIISLIDYFIEGLRQARRKGAA from the coding sequence GTGACCATCGCGAATTGGATCACCATCGCCCGGTTGTTGTCGATACCCTTTATTGGGTGGAGCGTCGTCGCGTATACGGCGGTCCAGCCGCACTGGCGGGTCGTCGCGCTGGCCGCGTTTCTGGCGGCTGCCCTGTCCGATGCGGTCGATGGGTTCATCGCGCGCGTATTCTGTCAGAAATCGCGGCTGGGCGCGATCCTCGACCCAATCGCCGACAAGCTGCTGATTAACGTCACGCTGGTGTTTCTCGCGGTGAATGAGACGTTTGCGCATCCCGTGCCCCAGTGGTTTCCGGCGCTCGTGCTTGGCCGCGATGTGGTGATCAGCATGGGCGCATATGTTCTGAGCGACTTTTTCCAGATATTGCGGGTACGGCCGCGGCTTACGGGGAAGCTTACGACGGTTTTCCAGTTGGCCTATATTGTGGCCGTCTTGTTGGCGTGTAATCTTGCAGGCGGCCTTCTCTATGCGGCCACTGCAATGACAATCATCTCCCTGATAGACTATTTCATTGAAGGCTTGCGTCAAGCACGGCGCAAAGGAGCAGCGTGA
- a CDS encoding response regulator, whose amino-acid sequence MAKPKILIVDDEPDVVSLIERALENEGFESVAAYDGISALDIAESEEPALILLDIMMPMMSGYEVCQHLKANPQTHHIPVICVTSAHTAEAMVRCRQAGANGLLTKPFSPAELIAQIKRQIAKAEEHEKT is encoded by the coding sequence TTGGCCAAGCCGAAAATCCTGATCGTGGACGATGAGCCGGATGTGGTCAGCCTCATCGAGCGCGCACTTGAAAACGAAGGTTTCGAGAGCGTCGCGGCCTATGACGGCATCAGCGCCTTGGATATTGCAGAGTCCGAGGAACCGGCCCTTATCCTGCTGGATATCATGATGCCCATGATGAGCGGCTACGAAGTATGCCAACACCTCAAGGCAAACCCGCAGACCCACCATATCCCGGTTATCTGTGTCACCTCAGCCCACACGGCTGAGGCCATGGTGCGGTGCCGGCAAGCTGGCGCAAACGGCCTGCTTACCAAACCGTTTTCGCCCGCCGAACTGATTGCCCAGATCAAACGACAAATCGCCAAGGCAGAAGAACACGAGAAAACGTAA
- a CDS encoding response regulator, translated as MVNGQMVRMPVILVTDDDEVVVQVLSQWFKARGFMVDIARDGLEAVNKCRDRLFDVVTMDIEMPKMGGIDAIRLIKAFNPAVPVIVLTGYATRADLAEGCQADKILAKPMPLSALEQEVRALLRPSAAAANA; from the coding sequence ATGGTGAACGGACAAATGGTACGCATGCCGGTTATTCTGGTTACGGACGATGATGAGGTCGTCGTGCAGGTGCTTTCGCAGTGGTTCAAGGCCCGCGGGTTTATGGTGGACATTGCCCGCGATGGTTTGGAAGCCGTCAATAAGTGCAGGGACCGGCTCTTCGACGTGGTCACAATGGATATCGAAATGCCGAAGATGGGCGGTATCGACGCTATCCGGCTAATCAAGGCCTTCAATCCGGCGGTGCCGGTTATTGTGTTGACGGGGTATGCGACCCGGGCGGATTTGGCGGAAGGCTGCCAGGCTGACAAGATACTTGCGAAACCTATGCCCTTGAGCGCCCTTGAGCAAGAGGTGCGTGCCTTGCTGCGGCCGTCTGCCGCCGCAGCGAACGCCTGA
- a CDS encoding sialidase family protein, which produces MKHVAVLAVTCVLSLVAVAAEPEGPQRVLVLSPGAGNSRNSEGDFIQLNDGRLLFVYTHFTESGSDHGAAFLAGRVSTDRGKTWSGEDIVILANEGGMNVMSVSLLRLQTGEIALFYLRKNSTSDCRPVMRISNDEAKTWGEPILCIEPAGYFVVNNDRVTQLESGRLVIPAARHSLPGETFNRRGQAMCYLSDDGGKTWGPSQSILDAPKDSQSGLQEPAVVALKDGRLMMLCRTDQGCQMRSFSTDQGLTWTPAELTNIMSPVSPATIERIPATGDLLLLWNDHSSIDASLKGKRTPFAAAISRDEGQTWGNVRMLETNPDGWYCYTALEFVDDAALVAHCAGDSTVGELNRTQILRVPLDWFYG; this is translated from the coding sequence ATGAAGCATGTTGCCGTTCTTGCAGTTACGTGTGTGCTGAGCCTTGTTGCCGTCGCGGCGGAACCCGAAGGGCCTCAGCGCGTCCTCGTCTTGTCGCCCGGCGCCGGCAATTCGCGCAATTCCGAAGGCGATTTCATCCAGTTGAACGACGGCCGGCTGCTCTTCGTCTACACCCATTTCACCGAAAGCGGGAGCGACCATGGCGCGGCTTTCCTGGCGGGACGCGTCTCGACCGATCGCGGCAAGACGTGGTCCGGCGAGGACATCGTTATTCTTGCCAACGAGGGCGGCATGAACGTCATGTCGGTGTCACTGCTGCGGCTTCAGACAGGGGAGATTGCGCTTTTCTATCTTCGCAAGAACTCGACCAGCGACTGCCGCCCGGTCATGCGCATCTCGAACGACGAGGCGAAGACATGGGGCGAGCCCATCCTGTGCATCGAGCCCGCAGGGTATTTTGTGGTCAACAACGACCGCGTGACCCAGCTCGAGAGCGGCCGCCTGGTGATTCCCGCCGCGCGCCATAGCCTGCCCGGCGAAACCTTCAACAGACGCGGCCAGGCGATGTGCTACCTCTCGGACGATGGCGGCAAGACGTGGGGCCCGAGCCAGTCGATCCTCGATGCCCCGAAAGACAGCCAGTCCGGCCTTCAGGAACCCGCCGTCGTTGCCCTCAAAGACGGGCGCCTCATGATGTTGTGCCGCACGGACCAGGGTTGTCAGATGCGGTCATTCTCGACCGACCAGGGGCTCACCTGGACTCCAGCCGAATTGACCAACATCATGAGCCCGGTATCTCCCGCCACCATCGAGCGCATTCCCGCGACAGGCGACCTGCTGTTGTTGTGGAACGATCACAGTAGTATTGATGCCTCTTTGAAAGGGAAACGCACTCCGTTTGCCGCGGCCATCTCGCGAGACGAGGGTCAGACGTGGGGAAACGTGCGCATGTTGGAAACAAACCCCGACGGTTGGTACTGCTATACAGCCCTGGAATTCGTGGATGACGCGGCCTTGGTCGCCCATTGTGCCGGCGATTCCACGGTTGGCGAACTCAACCGCACGCAGATCCTCCGCGTGCCGCTGGATTGGTTCTACGGCTAA
- a CDS encoding carbon starvation protein A has protein sequence MTSIMIALLSGVGFVIAYHTYGRFLARKIFRLDPNALVPSKGMEDGVDYVPTRKEVLFGHHFTSIAGTGPIVGPAIAIFWGWLPALLWVVFGSIFIGAVHDFGALVVSVRSRGQSIGDIAGRMISPRARVLFLIVLFFVLMVVIAIFGLVIAVIFSIYPQSVLSAWVAMPVAVAVGFWIYRYGGNLLLPSIGALIILYAAVAVGVYLLPVDLSALLGIPLFAGTEVGFFSGLKSVVVIWTAILLVYCFFASVLPVWTLLQPRDYINSHQLIVALVLLVLGLVVAQPEMVAPAINADVPGDAPPLFPFLFITVACGAVSGFHCLVSSGTSSKQLRNEVDAQFVGYGSMLMEGALAVLVIVACGAGLGLGVMQDGHAVTGTAAWSAYYGGGWGAMSGLARQVGAYVEGAGNLIAALKIPLPLAKGIAAVMIACFVTTTLDTATRLQRYIVQELAGVVRVPALRNKYAATLVAVLTGGALAMIPGPNGPGSGGLILWPLFGAINQLLAGLAFLVVAFYLIRHSRPAYVLAIPLAIMVILPAWAMGTNVVTWLGKSNWLLAAIGSAVLLLEAWMILEAALMWQRARGVLPEPLPPIETASAKARAASEGGRGC, from the coding sequence ATGACAAGCATAATGATAGCGCTACTTTCAGGCGTCGGATTCGTCATTGCGTACCATACATACGGACGATTTCTAGCCCGGAAGATATTCCGTCTAGACCCCAACGCGCTCGTTCCCTCGAAAGGGATGGAAGACGGAGTCGATTACGTTCCCACGCGCAAAGAGGTCCTGTTTGGCCATCATTTCACATCGATAGCCGGGACGGGGCCGATTGTCGGGCCTGCCATTGCCATATTCTGGGGCTGGCTGCCGGCGTTGTTGTGGGTGGTGTTCGGGTCCATCTTCATAGGCGCTGTGCACGATTTCGGCGCTCTGGTGGTATCTGTCCGCTCGCGGGGCCAGTCTATCGGGGACATCGCCGGCCGAATGATATCCCCCCGGGCCCGCGTGCTGTTCTTGATAGTTCTCTTCTTTGTGCTCATGGTCGTGATTGCCATCTTCGGGCTCGTGATTGCCGTCATTTTCTCGATTTATCCCCAGAGCGTGCTTTCGGCCTGGGTGGCCATGCCCGTGGCGGTGGCCGTGGGCTTCTGGATCTACAGGTACGGCGGCAACTTGCTCTTGCCCTCGATCGGGGCTCTTATCATCCTGTATGCTGCCGTCGCAGTCGGCGTTTATCTGTTGCCCGTCGACCTCAGCGCGCTACTCGGCATCCCCCTGTTCGCAGGCACCGAAGTGGGCTTTTTCAGCGGGTTGAAATCGGTCGTGGTTATATGGACGGCCATCCTTCTCGTGTATTGCTTTTTCGCGAGCGTGCTCCCCGTCTGGACGCTCCTGCAGCCGCGGGATTACATCAATTCCCACCAGCTTATCGTGGCACTGGTCCTCCTGGTATTGGGGTTGGTGGTAGCCCAGCCGGAGATGGTGGCCCCCGCCATTAATGCCGACGTGCCGGGGGACGCCCCGCCCTTGTTTCCTTTCTTGTTCATTACTGTGGCGTGCGGCGCGGTTTCAGGATTCCATTGCCTGGTATCGTCAGGCACGTCATCCAAGCAGCTCCGCAACGAAGTGGATGCCCAGTTCGTAGGATACGGCTCGATGCTCATGGAGGGCGCACTTGCCGTGCTGGTGATTGTGGCGTGCGGCGCGGGGCTCGGCCTGGGTGTCATGCAGGATGGCCATGCGGTCACGGGCACAGCCGCGTGGTCCGCTTATTACGGCGGCGGGTGGGGGGCCATGAGCGGCCTCGCGCGCCAAGTTGGCGCGTATGTCGAAGGCGCGGGAAACCTGATTGCTGCTCTGAAGATCCCGCTCCCCCTGGCCAAGGGGATCGCCGCGGTCATGATCGCATGTTTCGTCACGACCACCCTTGATACGGCCACTCGTTTGCAGCGCTACATCGTGCAAGAACTGGCGGGCGTGGTTCGCGTTCCAGCGCTGCGCAACAAGTATGCCGCGACCCTGGTGGCGGTCCTCACGGGGGGAGCGCTGGCTATGATCCCGGGCCCGAACGGACCCGGGTCGGGCGGCCTGATCCTGTGGCCGTTGTTCGGCGCCATCAACCAGCTTCTCGCCGGACTGGCCTTCCTGGTAGTCGCCTTCTACCTTATCCGCCACAGCCGCCCGGCGTACGTGCTCGCAATCCCGCTTGCGATCATGGTAATCCTGCCGGCCTGGGCCATGGGCACGAACGTCGTCACGTGGTTGGGAAAATCGAACTGGCTGCTGGCCGCAATTGGCAGCGCCGTGTTGCTCCTCGAAGCCTGGATGATCCTGGAAGCCGCGCTCATGTGGCAACGCGCCAGAGGCGTCTTGCCCGAGCCCCTGCCGCCCATCGAAACCGCATCCGCCAAGGCCCGGGCAGCCAGCGAAGGCGGCAGAGGCTGCTGA
- a CDS encoding PAS domain S-box protein, translating to MSIVSIPAVFMAGAVVCMCAHNILVYLRVRDRREHLAFAVTCLFIALYAAATAGLYSAASPEDGQFWQRLQVTAVIYAAIAFVWFISLYTGQLAGFIRNTFSIYYALSSLVLWFDRSGLSWPGDRPSVKHINLPFGWHVVYQEMAPGPLVEITSAIGLVFLAYILRACLRFYRAGHKTKARVLLWAILLFVFGVANDMAVTVGMYKFIYLIEYAYFGMVLLIDQALTRDMLETVRLRRGRVADEGRYKRMFQHVDDVYFEVSPEGRILDVSPSVQRVTGLSREEVIGRIADDFYARPEERAELRRRIREQGRVEGLDMHFRLGNGREADFCISATLVAGTQDAPPRVVGSLRDITRRKEAETALARAAHLHERMRGLAKTLDSAQSLNAGLNEALQTVMEMAGWREGAVYVVTRGRPVLRARQHLPYAAAKALESLPTEEEDVLAALSAGRPVALGSLAWDFLAVPELRNYQGAHVVSCVSGDRLVGYLVLASSSGRENRDALEAETAVASETGTFITRCFFIEAVQRREEQYRRAQEFAHVGSWDYDVSDGKLRGSFETSRIFGFSEDIEAVTLTELSEVIHPADRDRIVAAFGDFVSGAVDTYDVEYRIIRQTDKTTRTVHSLAQGVEDDAGRISKVLGTVQDVTEEKQLQQQLMLAQRMESVGLLAGGIAHDFNNILSVILSYSDLLLRGMDSSDPKYAMIHEIGQAGERASHLTQQLLAFSRRQIMEMRVIDLNAVLREMGPMFERLISERIELRLELDDSLRPVQADASQVQQIMMNLVVNGRDAMPDGGILTIATRCAIIDKPDRGQPPNCPAPGEYSTISVSDTGTGMESGVLDRVFDPFFTTKAAGEGTGLGLATVYGIVKQHGGYISAESTPGKGSRFQVYFPAVDQAPERDAQPKVPDTDARGTETILVVEDEEMVRDLTSNVLQRHGYVVLTAEDGETALAVAASCGQPIQLLLTDIVMPGMNGRELYEQLAPRQPGMKVLFMSGYLNEIVSDRSSPGADSAFLQKPFTVQTLTEKVRSILDS from the coding sequence ATGAGCATCGTCTCAATACCCGCGGTATTTATGGCCGGCGCGGTGGTATGCATGTGCGCCCACAACATCCTTGTATATCTCCGCGTTCGTGACCGGCGTGAACACCTCGCGTTTGCCGTAACGTGTTTGTTTATCGCGCTGTATGCCGCGGCCACGGCAGGGCTGTACAGTGCCGCGTCACCGGAAGACGGCCAGTTCTGGCAGCGCTTGCAGGTCACGGCGGTCATCTACGCAGCGATTGCGTTCGTGTGGTTCATCTCGCTGTACACGGGGCAGCTTGCGGGTTTCATCCGCAACACGTTCTCGATTTACTACGCGCTGAGCAGTCTGGTGTTGTGGTTTGACCGCAGCGGTCTTTCCTGGCCGGGCGATCGCCCTTCCGTGAAGCATATAAACCTTCCGTTTGGCTGGCACGTGGTGTATCAAGAGATGGCGCCGGGGCCGCTGGTCGAGATTACCAGCGCCATAGGCCTTGTTTTCCTGGCGTACATACTACGGGCTTGCCTGCGTTTTTACCGGGCCGGCCATAAGACCAAGGCGCGGGTTTTGTTATGGGCCATCTTGCTGTTTGTGTTCGGTGTCGCCAACGATATGGCCGTCACCGTGGGCATGTATAAATTCATTTACCTTATTGAGTACGCGTATTTTGGCATGGTCTTGTTGATAGACCAGGCTCTCACGCGCGACATGCTCGAGACCGTCCGCCTGCGCCGGGGCCGCGTGGCCGATGAAGGCCGGTACAAACGGATGTTCCAACACGTGGACGACGTCTATTTCGAGGTAAGTCCCGAAGGCCGCATTCTGGACGTGAGCCCGTCGGTGCAGCGCGTGACAGGCTTGTCCCGCGAAGAAGTGATCGGACGAATTGCCGATGACTTCTATGCGCGCCCCGAGGAACGCGCGGAATTGCGCCGACGTATCCGCGAACAGGGCCGCGTCGAGGGCCTTGATATGCATTTTCGGCTGGGCAACGGCCGCGAAGCCGATTTTTGCATCTCGGCGACTCTTGTTGCCGGCACGCAGGACGCGCCTCCCCGGGTTGTGGGGTCGTTGCGGGACATTACGAGGCGCAAAGAAGCCGAGACCGCACTTGCCCGCGCGGCGCATCTCCACGAGCGGATGCGGGGGCTGGCAAAGACGCTCGATAGCGCGCAGTCGCTGAATGCGGGTCTTAACGAGGCCTTGCAGACAGTGATGGAGATGGCGGGGTGGCGAGAGGGCGCAGTCTATGTGGTTACCCGCGGGCGGCCGGTTCTGCGCGCGCGCCAGCATTTGCCATACGCCGCCGCAAAGGCCCTGGAAAGCCTGCCCACAGAAGAAGAAGATGTGTTGGCGGCACTGTCCGCGGGGCGGCCCGTAGCGCTCGGTTCCCTGGCGTGGGACTTTCTGGCCGTGCCCGAGCTGCGGAACTATCAAGGCGCGCACGTGGTGTCGTGCGTGTCCGGCGACCGGCTCGTAGGATATCTGGTGCTGGCATCGTCAAGCGGCCGTGAGAACCGTGACGCGCTCGAGGCGGAAACGGCCGTTGCGTCGGAAACAGGGACCTTCATTACCCGCTGTTTCTTCATCGAGGCCGTGCAGCGGCGCGAGGAACAATACAGGCGCGCCCAGGAATTTGCTCATGTGGGGAGCTGGGATTATGACGTTTCCGACGGGAAGCTGCGCGGGTCGTTTGAGACAAGCCGGATCTTCGGATTCTCCGAAGACATCGAAGCAGTGACGTTGACGGAGCTCAGCGAGGTGATTCATCCGGCCGATCGAGACCGTATCGTGGCGGCGTTCGGCGATTTTGTGAGTGGTGCGGTGGATACCTACGATGTCGAATACCGCATCATCCGGCAAACCGATAAGACCACGCGTACCGTGCATTCGCTTGCGCAAGGCGTCGAAGACGATGCGGGGCGCATCTCCAAAGTCCTGGGAACGGTGCAGGACGTGACCGAAGAAAAGCAACTGCAGCAGCAGTTGATGCTGGCACAACGCATGGAGTCGGTGGGGCTTCTCGCGGGCGGAATCGCCCATGACTTCAACAACATCTTGTCGGTTATTCTATCGTACAGCGATCTGCTCCTTCGCGGCATGGACTCCAGCGACCCGAAGTACGCGATGATTCATGAGATCGGGCAAGCGGGCGAGCGGGCGAGCCATCTGACGCAGCAATTGCTCGCGTTCAGCAGGCGCCAGATCATGGAAATGCGCGTGATCGACTTGAACGCGGTTCTTCGGGAAATGGGGCCGATGTTCGAGCGCTTGATAAGCGAGCGCATCGAACTGCGTCTGGAACTGGATGATAGCTTGCGGCCCGTGCAGGCGGACGCCTCTCAGGTTCAACAAATCATGATGAACCTGGTCGTCAATGGGCGCGACGCCATGCCCGACGGCGGGATACTGACCATCGCCACGCGTTGCGCCATCATCGACAAGCCCGACCGCGGCCAACCGCCCAATTGTCCCGCGCCGGGCGAGTACAGCACGATATCCGTTTCGGACACCGGAACAGGCATGGAGTCCGGAGTACTCGACCGCGTATTTGACCCCTTCTTCACTACGAAAGCTGCCGGAGAAGGCACGGGGCTTGGTCTCGCAACCGTATACGGCATCGTAAAGCAGCATGGCGGGTACATCTCCGCGGAGAGCACTCCGGGGAAGGGGTCGCGTTTTCAGGTGTATTTCCCTGCCGTAGACCAAGCACCGGAAAGAGATGCGCAACCCAAGGTTCCGGACACTGACGCCCGAGGCACAGAGACGATTCTGGTAGTCGAAGACGAGGAGATGGTGCGGGATCTGACCAGCAACGTCCTGCAAAGGCACGGCTACGTGGTGCTGACCGCCGAGGATGGAGAAACAGCTCTTGCGGTGGCGGCAAGCTGCGGCCAGCCTATCCAGCTCCTGTTAACCGACATCGTCATGCCTGGGATGAACGGACGGGAACTGTACGAGCAATTGGCGCCCCGTCAGCCCGGGATGAAGGTGCTGTTCATGTCCGGCTATTTGAACGAGATCGTCTCCGACCGCTCAAGCCCGGGAGCTGACTCCGCTTTTCTGCAGAAACCCTTCACCGTCCAAACCCTGACCGAGAAGGTGCGCAGCATTCTCGATTCGTAG